From the Anguilla rostrata isolate EN2019 chromosome 12, ASM1855537v3, whole genome shotgun sequence genome, the window ACAATAACTCGATATTCGGTGTGTTTCAGTTGATTTCCTAAACGCACTTCCCAGGGACCAgccctgttgccatggcgaaaGATCCGCTCGCGGAGGCTTGTCTTCATTTTGATGAGCTCAACAAGCTGCGCGTGCTCGAGCCCGAGGTGGCCCAGAAGACCACTGAGCTGAAGGAGGAATGCAAAGAGTTTGTGGACAGTGAGTGCGGCTTGAGGCACCAAAATGGTCATACACcgtatttccaaaagtatgtggacacctgaacatcacacccatactATATGAACATCTCATTCGAAaaccattaatatggagttgaacCCCCCCCTTGCtgcagaccattattcctcctgcaccaaactttacagttcaGCCAAACACAGATTCGtatgtcagactgccagatagtgaagcatgattctTCACTCCGGAGAACGCATTTCTACTGCTCCAGagttggaactctgtagtgagtgttgcagcTGAGGACAGATGATGTAATGCGCCacatgcttcagcactcggcagtccaattctgtgagcttgtgtgacctgagctgttgttgctcctatacttttccacttcacaataacagcacttacagttgacttgGGCAGCTGTAGCAGGGGAgacatttgacaaactgacttgttagAAAGGTGGCGTCCTATcacagtgccacattgaaagtcactgagccgTTCAGTACAACCCGTTCttctgccaatgtttgtcaatggtgattgcatggctgtgtgcttatgcttaattttatgcacctgttagcaatgggtgtggctaaaGTAGCCGAAACCACAAATTTGaatgggtgtccacatacttttggaaaccTTAGTGTATCAGGGACACCAAGCCAGGAAAACCCTGTATCACTTCAAGTATAGAAGTAAGTAAATTACCCACAGTTTAAATGCCACAGCTACCCCCGTATTTGCGTTGAGGGTGTTCACTTCAGTCCCGTTTtcgttttaatacattttaagacgTTTACTTAGTGCCTGTGCCCCTGCTCTCGGTGACTTCTGTACTGCGTCGACAGAAATCGGGCAGTTCCAGAAGATTGTGGGCGACCTCATTGACCTGGTGGATGAGCTGGCGAAGGAGGCGGAGACCGAGAAAATGAAGGTAGGACCAGTGGCCTGCGCTCACACAGTGGGTGTGTCCCAATACTCGTATGTATCCTCCCTTCCCCCACTGCCACCTCGTCTCCTCGGTGCCCCAGAAACCGgtctttgtgtcctccctccctccagtgtcccaCTATAGGCGAAGCAGCTTCAGACTAGTTTCCTCCCCTCCGttcctccacatacttccaGGTGGGAgacgagtggtagtggggga encodes:
- the LOC135236174 gene encoding intraflagellar transport protein 20 homolog, yielding MAKDPLAEACLHFDELNKLRVLEPEVAQKTTELKEECKEFVDKIGQFQKIVGDLIDLVDELAKEAETEKMKAIGARNLLKSVAKQRESQQQQLQALITEKKMQLERYRIEYDALSKVEAEQSEFIDQFILQK